The DNA region AATGTCGTTCTATCCTACGCTTCTATATGAAAACGTAAAGATTGTGTGATGACGCTGCGAAAATGGCGTTGTAAACCCTGAGAACTTTAATATTAAAAACCTATTTTTTTATCAATGAATTTTTCCCGTATCTCAAAATTAATGCTTACCCTTCTGGCGTTATTTTCCATAAAAGGGTTTTCACAAACAAACCTGAAACTTCCTGAAGTGGTGCCTGCATCCCCGCAAAGCAGGGCCTTTCAGCAATTTGGTGACTATCCTGTTAGTTATAACACCGGTGTGCCGGATATTTCTTTGCCACTTTATACTGTAAAAAGCAGAGAATTAGAAATGCCCATTGTATTACGTTATCATGCCGATGGCATCAAACCGTATGATCCTGACTTAAGCAATATCGGCGCAGGATGGACGCTGGACGTTGGGGGCCTGGTTTCCCGTACGATCAAGGGAAGGGGCGATGAGCAGGTTGTGAAACCATCCCCCTTTTTAACGGCTTTTGATATTAACCAAAACACCTTGGACGGGGCCCAATACTTAAATGATATTTTGGGAGCATCGGCTGTAAAGGATACAGAACATGATATATTTAGCTATTCTTTTTTTGGGAAAAATGGAAATTTCGCCATTGATGATCAGGGGAATGGTCAGTTCGTAGCTTACCCTTATCCATTTATACCGTATAAGTTTAATATACAAACTGCCGCTCCGGGCAGTTCGCAAACGTACAGATCAATAGCAGGAATCGACATAACGGATGACAACGGCCTCAACTTCAAGTTCGGGCATAATAATATTGAAACAGTGGCGAGCGGTTCGCTTCCCCGCGGAGCAACAGGCTGGTATCTTGAAGATGTTCTTGATCCCCTCAATAATAACTTACTGCATATCAGTTATGATGCAGTGCCTGAATTTCAAACCCTACGGCAGGATATAGGGACAGTAGTCAGCGGAGATGCAGGACGTATGATCGTCAATTCGAACTGTGCCGGCCCTTCGACCAGCACAGGATGGACAACGTCCAGTCAGGGCACAGGTACTACTTACAATGTCAAAGCCCTGAACACGATCACTTTCAGGGACGGATACATCAAATTTAGCCAGAGCAGTGATAAGCGCCTGCTCTTAAGTATAGTTGTATACAACAACAATAATGAAATCATAAGATCATTTGTTTTTAACAGGGACGTGTTTCCCGGAAGCACGAGTTTAAATAGGCTGACGAGCATAGACGTAAAGAACGGATCAGGTGGATTGGCAGAGCGCTACAGCTTTAATTATAATACACAGGTACAGATAGCAGACAACGACTGCAGTGTTGACGCATGGGGATATTGCAACGGAACCGGAGGCCAGTTTAAATATACTTCGAGGACAATAGGAGCAATTTATAACGCACCGGTTAATGGAGGCAGTTCGTCGTATAATATCCAGGTAGGCAACGCCAGTTTAGACCCTGTTGAACAGTATGCAAAGCGCTATATTCTCGAAAAGATCACATACCCCACCGGTGGCACCACGGAATTTTCCTACCAGGTCAATAAATACCTGGACAACCAGGTAATAAAAGACGGTGGAGGATTACGTATTCAAAGTATTATATCGAAGGACAATACGGGTAATTCTTTGGTAAAAACATACGAATATGACCCGGGATTCATCTATTATTTGCTGAGCGACCCGAATAACTTTACTAAATCCAGCTTTAACATTTTTGTAAATTGTCAGATCAACGGACTTTCGGATTGCCTGAGTAACGCTTATTATCAGTTACGTACCAGGCAATTTGCCAATGGCTGGAACAGCGATCTTGGACCTAACAGAGTTTTTTATACAAGGGTGACCGAGTATACCGGAGACCAGACTAACAATAACGGTAAAACGGTTTTCAATTATACTTATCAGAACCCGGATGGCACAAGTACTAATTCACGTACGGAATCCAGGTTTATCAGTGACATCAGGAACTGGGGGAATGGCCTGCTGCACTATACAGAAATTTATAAGAAAACGGGACCCGGTAGTTACAGTAAAATAAAGGACATTACCGATAATTATACTTTTGCAAACATCAAAACACTCAATAACCTGTCATCTTCTCTTTGTTATTCTTATCAGAATGTTTCGCCATTTCCATTATCGATCTACAATTTCAGGAAGGATAACTGTTATTTTATGAGTTTACCTGTTCCGAATGACGTTTTAAATTATACGATCACAACAGGTGCTTACTATAAAAGTTCCAGTGAAGAAAATGAATATACGGATAATGGAACTGTTAATACACTGGTGCAATACGAACATGCCAATCCACTTAATTACTATGTGACCAGGCAAACTGTAACAGATAGCCGGGGACTGATCAAGATTACCACAATGGCCTATCCGCAGGATAAAACGGATGCAGTATCAATAGCTATGACTGGTATAAATAAGATAAGCCCTGTTTTAGAACAAGGCAACTACAAAACAAGTATATCGGCGGCCAATCTGTTGCAATCAACCCGTACTGTTTACTCCGATTGGGGCAATAGTTTTTTTGCGCCTTTAACGATAGACACCCAAACCGGAAATGATCCATATGAGTCACGTATCCGCTTCCAAAGCTATGACAACCTGGGGAACCTTCAAAGTGTTTCGAAAGAAGCGGGCGCAAAAGAGTTGTACGTGTTCGGATATGGAGGAACGTATCCTATCGCAAGAATCTTGAATTCAGATTACAGTACTGTAGAAACAGCTCTAGGCGGAGCCAGTGCCGTTCAAACCTTTCGCAACAATGCATCACCGACAGATGCTGCTGTAAATGCTTTCCTTGCGCCGCTTCGCTCGTCGGCAAGCCTGGCCGGTGCGCAGGTGACCACTTATACTTATCTGCCATTGGTGGGCATGAAGACAGTAACAGACGCGAAAGGCGAAACGACGTATCATGAGTATGACAACTTTCAGCGTTTGATAAACATCAAGAATAAGGATCTGAATATCATCAAGCATTTCGATTATCATTACCAAAACCAGTAAACCTTAAAACATAGTAATAATGGACAATCTCCATATCACCATAAAACCAAAGTTAAAGCTGCTTTATGCGGTCTTTTGCTTGATACTCTGGGTTGTAAATGCTCAGGCTCAGACCTACCTGCCACCCCCCGCAACATTGACCACGGCACCAGCGGCGGGCTCCTATTACAGTTACAGCAGCATTACACTAAACCCGACTTTTAGCTTTACGGCAACTTCAGGCAGCAGCTTGAGCCTGTATATAGCCAATCCCGATTGCCAGCCATTGAATTCATCGTTCAGTGCGAGCCAGAATTATATCCTGACATCTATTCCGCGTATAAGTGGCTTTAAGAATGGGGGCACAGGGGCCAACACGGGAGATTTTGCCGGCCGGGGTACGTGTGAACTGATGCAAACGGTACAGTATTTCGATGGACTGGGCAGGCCCTTACAAACGGCGCAGGTAAAAGGCTCACCGCTGGCCAAAGATATTGTTCAGCCTTTTGCCTATGATCAATACGGCAGAGAGGCCCAAAAATACCTGCCTTATGCAGCGACCACTGCTGATGGGAGCTACAAGAGTGACGGACTGACAACGGGGCCAACTAATTTCTATTATCCGGGTGGTACTGCGGCATCGGGGAGCCAGCAAGCAAATGGAGTGGTTTATAACCCTGTCCCGTATTCGTTAATCAACTTCGAGGCATCGCCATTAAACCGGGTGTTGGAGCAAGGTGCACCAGGTACGGACTGGCAGCCCGTAACTGGCAATACGACCGGGCATACGGTAAAGATGGAGTATGCCACGAACAACGTCAATGACTTTAGCGGAACGGATACGTCACTGAGCAGGAAGGTAATCCTGTATAGGGCAGATATTAACACGGATCAGAGCCGCACACTAAACTACGGGAACACGGCTGGGAACTATTATTCGGCCGGGCAACTGTACGTAACAATTAGTAAAGATGAGAACTGGAAGAGCGGCAGCGGCAACAGCAGAGGAGGGACTACAGAGGAGTACAAGGATAAGGAAGGCCATGTCGTGCTGAAACGGACTTTCTTGTTTAGCGGCGGGGCATTGCAGCAACTGTCGACGTATTATGTATATGATGACTTCGGAAATCTGGCCTTTGTGTTGCCACCAAAAAGCGGGGCTGATGCTGGCATCACCAGTGCAGGCAATTTAACCACGCTGAACAACCTATGCTACCAGTATCAATACGACGGCAGGAACCGGCTTGTGCAGAAAAGATTGCCAGGCAAGGATTGGGAATATACCGTATATAATAAGCTTGACCAGGTTGTGGCCACACAGGACGGGAACCAGCGTTTAACCAACCAGTGGATTTTTATGAAGTACGATGCACTGGGGCGTGTACTGTGGACAGGTACCTGGAACAATGGCGGCACGGCAATCACGCGAAGCGGGGTACAGGCGGCGGTAACCGGCTTTAGCGGGGCACTGTGGGAAAGCCGTCCATCGGGAGGGTATCCCTCCAATTTAGCCTGGCCAACAACCGGGTTTCAGGGCTCATTAACAGTGAATTATTATGACGATTATACCTTTGGGGATTTTAGCTCGATGCCTGCGGCGTATGACTACCGGGCATCAGCAAGCACGATGACCAATGGACTGCTGACCTGTACCAAGACCTGGGTAACCGGCAGTGCTGCTGTATTATATAAAGTATTTTACTATGATGACCTCGGACGTTCATTGCGGACAGTTGCCGAACATTACCTGGGCGGGACTACTGCCGTAGCTAACTTTAATAATTATGATGTGATCGACAATAAATACGATTTCATCAATAATTTGACTAAAACAACGCGGCAGCATTTTACCATAGCTAATACGACTATTCCGGCAGTGACGGTTCGGGATACAATCCTGTATGACCACATGAACCGTAAAATAAAAACACTGGAATCGATCTGGAACGGGAATAATACGCCGCCTGCCTATATAGTGCTCAGTAAGTTAGACTACAATGAGATAGGACAATTAAAGAGCAAGGGATTGCACAGTGAAGATGGCGGAAACTCATTTTTGCAAACGGTAAACTACCGGTATAATGAGCGGGGATGGTTGCAATCATCCCAGGCCGGGCTGTTCAGCGAAAACCTATATTATAATAAGCCTACCGACAACAGTTTTACTAACCAGTACAATGGTAACATTTCGGAAATGACGTATACGAAAACAGGATCATCGAATGTGGTATTCAAATACGGTTATGACCAGTTGAACCGGTTACTGAGCGGGACTTCAACAGGGGGAAGCACCATGGGCGAGCAGCTGACCTATGATCCGTTGGGCAATATATCTACCCTGATGCGTACAGGCCCGAGTTCGGTAAATCTTGTATATACCTATTACAACAGTAATGCCAGTAACCAGTTGCAAACGGTAACCAATGGAGGCGCAGGATTCCGAAGTTATGCTGCTTATGACCCCAATGGTAACGCGCCAAGTGATGGCGGTAACAAAAACATCACCTACAACCTGTTTAATCTGCCGCAAACAGTAACACAGAGTGGTACGACGCTGGCCAGCTACATTTATGATTGTACAGGCCAGAAACTGAGCAATACAGGCAGTGATGGGAGATGGGATTATATCAACGGTATTGTGTATAATGGGACTACTATTGCTAATGAGACGATCGATTTTATCCAGACCGGGGAAGGACGTGTTGAGCCCAACGGCAACTCGTGGAACTATACTTATAATCTGGAAGATCACCTTGGGAATGTACGGTTATCGTTTGACAAAGACCCATCAGCAGGGACTGCACGTCGGATCCAGGAAGATGAGTATTATTCCTTTGGATTGAGGAATGCGTTTTACAACAATTCCAACAACAACCGCTATCTTTATAATGGGAAGGAGATTCAAACAGACCTGACGAACCAATACGATTATGGCGCAAGGTTTTATGATCCGGTGATTGCGAGGTGGACGGCAATGGATAGGTTTTCTGAAAAATATAAAACATATTCGCCCTACCACTACGCTGCCAATAATCCAATTTTAAATACAGATATGCATGGGGACTCAATTATAGTTGGCCAAAATGGCAACGACTATAGTGTAAGAGTTACAGGAAAACTGATTAATGAGTCAAGTACAAATTATACAGAAGAACAATTACAAAATGCAGTTGGACGTATAAATTCTGCAATTGGATCTTACTATACTGTTCAAGGAAGCGATGGAAATTCAACGGGAACTGGTCAGGTGACGGTTGCATCAGCTGAAAACCCGTTAGTGGTAGGAGATCATGCTATCAGAATTGTTGATCCTGGGCAAATTCCCAACGGCTTTGGTGGTATTTATCCTATGAATACTGTTGGCATGACAACTCCTGGAGCAAGTGTAATTTATGTTTCTTCGGCACTTATAGATGGGACACCTGCAACAAGTGGGCCTTATAAAGACACTGGTTTAACGAATATTGGTGGACCAACTTTAGAGAGAACAGTTGGTCATGAACTGTTGCATAATGGAGGAGTTACATTCAATGGGAAGGATCATCCAGGACCAAATGAATCACCCGGAAATCTCCTGAATCCAACAGGCTCAGGAGCAGGAACAAAGGTTACGATTGATCAGGTAAAACAGATGAAAGCGGCGTTTGATAAGGGGCGCTTAAATTATAATAAACAAAAAATAATAGTATTTAAGAAAAACTAATATTTTGATTAATAGATATGAAAAGCAATCATGTATTGAACATTCGGGTTACATTATTCTTGTTATTGTTGTTAATTGGGTTACTTGATAATAAAAATACTTATGCTAATCAAGTAGACACAGCAAAACTTGTCTTTAACATAGAATTTCGCGATAATTTTAAAAATGATTTGGTAAGTTTAGAATTAAATAATAAAGTCATATTAAAAAACGAGCTTATAATTAGCAACACGTCTGGCTTTGCAAATCTTCAAGTTGACTTGTTCAAAAAAAGCTCTAAAAACTTACTTGTTAAATACCTGAATGAAATCCATTACATCAAATCTGCCGAAAACTTAAATCTTATTGTTACACTGAATGGTAAGCGGATTTTTTATAGAATAAATCATAAAAGAGGGCAATACATTGAGTTAAGCAAGAAAGATAGGACTCATATTTATTTTAAACAGTCGAGCGTGCCCACTATTTGGGACTAATACGATTAAGTGATTGCGAGGTGGACAAGTGTCGATCCTTTCGCTGACAAGTTTTTCGGTTCATCTCCTTATTCTTATGTTGTGAATAATCCGATTCTTTTATTGGATCCAGATGGTAGGGACTGGTTAATCAGCTCATATGTTGATAGTCAAGGTGTTATTCACTTTTCTGTTTTGTTTACGGGTACTGTTGTCAATGCGAGCAGCAATAAAAATATCAACACAGAAAAGTTTGCCGCGGCAATCCAAAAGCAATTTAATGATTTATTTAATAAAACTCCCGACGATCAAAGCTATACAGTTGACGCTCGTGCGATAATAAACACAAGGGATGATGAATCTGAAGTTGAAGAAGGGTTTACTCCCTGAAAATTGAAGATAGGAATAATGATAATTTAAAA from Mucilaginibacter sp. SJ includes:
- a CDS encoding DUF6443 domain-containing protein; translation: MDNLHITIKPKLKLLYAVFCLILWVVNAQAQTYLPPPATLTTAPAAGSYYSYSSITLNPTFSFTATSGSSLSLYIANPDCQPLNSSFSASQNYILTSIPRISGFKNGGTGANTGDFAGRGTCELMQTVQYFDGLGRPLQTAQVKGSPLAKDIVQPFAYDQYGREAQKYLPYAATTADGSYKSDGLTTGPTNFYYPGGTAASGSQQANGVVYNPVPYSLINFEASPLNRVLEQGAPGTDWQPVTGNTTGHTVKMEYATNNVNDFSGTDTSLSRKVILYRADINTDQSRTLNYGNTAGNYYSAGQLYVTISKDENWKSGSGNSRGGTTEEYKDKEGHVVLKRTFLFSGGALQQLSTYYVYDDFGNLAFVLPPKSGADAGITSAGNLTTLNNLCYQYQYDGRNRLVQKRLPGKDWEYTVYNKLDQVVATQDGNQRLTNQWIFMKYDALGRVLWTGTWNNGGTAITRSGVQAAVTGFSGALWESRPSGGYPSNLAWPTTGFQGSLTVNYYDDYTFGDFSSMPAAYDYRASASTMTNGLLTCTKTWVTGSAAVLYKVFYYDDLGRSLRTVAEHYLGGTTAVANFNNYDVIDNKYDFINNLTKTTRQHFTIANTTIPAVTVRDTILYDHMNRKIKTLESIWNGNNTPPAYIVLSKLDYNEIGQLKSKGLHSEDGGNSFLQTVNYRYNERGWLQSSQAGLFSENLYYNKPTDNSFTNQYNGNISEMTYTKTGSSNVVFKYGYDQLNRLLSGTSTGGSTMGEQLTYDPLGNISTLMRTGPSSVNLVYTYYNSNASNQLQTVTNGGAGFRSYAAYDPNGNAPSDGGNKNITYNLFNLPQTVTQSGTTLASYIYDCTGQKLSNTGSDGRWDYINGIVYNGTTIANETIDFIQTGEGRVEPNGNSWNYTYNLEDHLGNVRLSFDKDPSAGTARRIQEDEYYSFGLRNAFYNNSNNNRYLYNGKEIQTDLTNQYDYGARFYDPVIARWTAMDRFSEKYKTYSPYHYAANNPILNTDMHGDSIIVGQNGNDYSVRVTGKLINESSTNYTEEQLQNAVGRINSAIGSYYTVQGSDGNSTGTGQVTVASAENPLVVGDHAIRIVDPGQIPNGFGGIYPMNTVGMTTPGASVIYVSSALIDGTPATSGPYKDTGLTNIGGPTLERTVGHELLHNGGVTFNGKDHPGPNESPGNLLNPTGSGAGTKVTIDQVKQMKAAFDKGRLNYNKQKIIVFKKN